One part of the Alligator mississippiensis isolate rAllMis1 chromosome 3, rAllMis1, whole genome shotgun sequence genome encodes these proteins:
- the TNFRSF11A gene encoding tumor necrosis factor receptor superfamily member 11A isoform X1: MPISAGWWLVLLGLFATDKQLSLQIVLPCESEQYYEYAGRCCTKCEPGKYMSAKCTATSETACQPCGPNEYMDTWNEEDKCLLHKICDKGKGLEEVNPGNRTFQRQCACHAGYHWDDAWDGCKRNTICTPGFGVEHPVQQDKDTICKPCLPGYYSAVSSPTEGCKSWTNCTALGFEVRVPGTTRSDAVCEELKRPNQPEDTNKIFYVLIVVPVLVALIGIIILIVYYKNKGKALTADLQHWANQLCRQIKGKKESPKDPCLNPNMANTTRPQRLEGMYLLAHADSSCSEDACCPNGHALCRNSSPDAIHYESGENTTLSLVTELEDDRFRQGPMEDEYVDRAPHATGYFPLLSQSDSKSLSPFSGPLEVGENDSLSQCFTGTESMVDLAGCYSSDAPYGADCIHASSDKSLQQSCNCTYTHVKETENKDTDHFWMYPDSGYSCKRCGVSCRESPRKGRQPHCSAVGSTTASPENGPYPCACGLDFLSAGQSTLASDQGIEDDSSDSPDTKHQKTNRSTSGANCNTSDLPLASGNVTGNSNSTFISSGQVMNFKGDIIVVYLSQNSQEGPTTTGAANENVGSPVQEENLNRCETFAGNTQHYKEKYAEINPTCPVESGGLNSTGEYHRCPGPVAQEENQDCQGRNCCHKGASQPVQEEGRPGQCSEKALL, from the exons TTATCACTACAGATTGTTCTACCATGTGAAAGTGAACAATATTATGAGTATGCTGGAAGATGCTGCACAAAGTGTGAGCCAG gAAAGTATATGTCTGCTAAATGCACTGCCACTTCTGAGACAGCATGCCAGCCTTGTGGTCCAAATGAGTATATGGACACCTGGAATGAGGAGGACAAATGTTTACTTCATAAAATATGTGATAAAG GGAAAGGTTTAGAAGAAGTGAATCCAGGAAACAGGACATTCCAACGGCAATGTGCATGCCATGCAGGATACCACTGGGATGATGCATGGGATGGCTGCAAACGAAATACAATATGCACTCCGGGGTTTGGAGTTGAGCATCCTG TCCAGCAAGACAAGGACACCATATGTAAGCCATGCCTTCCAGGGTACTACTCAGCTGTGTCTTCACCCACCGAGGGGTGTAAGTCCTGGACCAA ctgcacagctctgggctTTGAAGTCCGAGTTCCAGGGACCACACGTTCAGATGCAGTGTGTGAGGAGCTTAAGAGGCCCAACCAGCCAGAAG ACACAAACAAGATCTTTTATGTATTGATTGTTGTACCAGTTCTTGTGGCATTAATTGGCATCATTATCCTTATTGTCTACTACAAAAATAAAGGGAAGGCACTGACAG CAGATCTACAGCACTGGGCGAATCAACTATGCAgacaaataaaagggaaaaag gaATCCCCCAAAGATCCTTGCCTGAACCCAAACATGGCAAATACTACTAGGCCTCAGCGTTTGGAAGGAATGTATTTGCTAGCCCACGCTGACAGTTCTTGTTCTGAAGATGCATGTTGCCCAAATGGGCATGCTCTATGTAGAAACAGTAGCCCAGATGCAATCCACTATGAATCTGGAGAGAATACAACCTTGTCTTTAGTAACCGAGTTGGAAGATGACCGTTTCAGGCAGGGTCCCATGGAGGATGAATACGTAGATAGAGCTCCCCATGCCACTGGTTATTTCCCTTTATTGAGCCAGTCTGACAGCAAATCACTATCACCATTTTCAGGGCCACTGGAGGTTGGGGAGAATGATAGCTTGAGTCAGTGCTTCACAGGAACTGAGAGCATGGTGGACTTGGCAGGTTGTTACAGCTCTGATGCTCCATATGGAGCAGACTGCATCCATGCATCCTCAGACAAAAGTCTGCAGCAGTCTTGCAACTGTACATACACTCATGTGAAGGAAACGGAGAACAAGGATACAGATCACTTCTGGATGTACCCTGACTCTGGGTACAGCTGCAAAAGGTGTGGTGTTTCATGTAGAGAATCTCCCAGAAAGGGGAGGCAACCCCATTGTTCAGCAGTAGGCAGCACCACGGCCTCTCCAGAAAATGGACCTTATCCATGTGCCTGTGGCCTGGACTTTCTCTCTGCTGGTCAGAGTACTTTAGCAAGTGATCAAGGCATTGAAGATGATTCCTCTGACAGTCCTGACACAAAGCACCAGAAGACAAACAGAAGTACTTCAGGAGCTAATTGTAACACCTCAGACCTCCCTCTTGCATCAG gaAATGTGACTGGAAACAGTAACTCTACATTTATCTCAAGTGGACAAGTAATGAATTTTAAAGGTGATATAATTGTTGTCTATCTTAGTCAAAACTCCCAGGAGGGACCAACCACCACTGGAGCAGCTAATGAGAATGTGGGGAGCCCAGTTCAAGAGGAAAACCTGAACCGTTGCGAGACTTTTGCTGGCAACACTCAGCATTACAAAGAAAAGTATGCTGAAATCAATCCAACTTGCCCTGTGGAAAGCGGAGGACTAAATAGCACTGGGGAATATCATAGGTGTCCAGGGCCTGTGGCTCAAGAGGAGAACCAAGACTGCCAAGGCAGGAACTGCTGCCACAAGGGAGCCTCTCAGCCAGTGCAAGAGGAGGGACGACCAGGGCAGTGCTCAGAGAAAGCGCTACTCTGA
- the TNFRSF11A gene encoding tumor necrosis factor receptor superfamily member 11A isoform X2: MPISAGWWLVLLGLFATDKQLSLQIVLPCESEQYYEYAGRCCTKCEPGKYMSAKCTATSETACQPCGPNEYMDTWNEEDKCLLHKICDKGKGLEEVNPGNRTFQRQCACHAGYHWDDAWDGCKRNTICTPGFGVEHPVQQDKDTICKPCLPGYYSAVSSPTEGCKSWTNCTALGFEVRVPGTTRSDAVCEELKRPNQPEDTNKIFYVLIVVPVLVALIGIIILIVYYKNKGKALTDLQHWANQLCRQIKGKKESPKDPCLNPNMANTTRPQRLEGMYLLAHADSSCSEDACCPNGHALCRNSSPDAIHYESGENTTLSLVTELEDDRFRQGPMEDEYVDRAPHATGYFPLLSQSDSKSLSPFSGPLEVGENDSLSQCFTGTESMVDLAGCYSSDAPYGADCIHASSDKSLQQSCNCTYTHVKETENKDTDHFWMYPDSGYSCKRCGVSCRESPRKGRQPHCSAVGSTTASPENGPYPCACGLDFLSAGQSTLASDQGIEDDSSDSPDTKHQKTNRSTSGANCNTSDLPLASGNVTGNSNSTFISSGQVMNFKGDIIVVYLSQNSQEGPTTTGAANENVGSPVQEENLNRCETFAGNTQHYKEKYAEINPTCPVESGGLNSTGEYHRCPGPVAQEENQDCQGRNCCHKGASQPVQEEGRPGQCSEKALL, translated from the exons TTATCACTACAGATTGTTCTACCATGTGAAAGTGAACAATATTATGAGTATGCTGGAAGATGCTGCACAAAGTGTGAGCCAG gAAAGTATATGTCTGCTAAATGCACTGCCACTTCTGAGACAGCATGCCAGCCTTGTGGTCCAAATGAGTATATGGACACCTGGAATGAGGAGGACAAATGTTTACTTCATAAAATATGTGATAAAG GGAAAGGTTTAGAAGAAGTGAATCCAGGAAACAGGACATTCCAACGGCAATGTGCATGCCATGCAGGATACCACTGGGATGATGCATGGGATGGCTGCAAACGAAATACAATATGCACTCCGGGGTTTGGAGTTGAGCATCCTG TCCAGCAAGACAAGGACACCATATGTAAGCCATGCCTTCCAGGGTACTACTCAGCTGTGTCTTCACCCACCGAGGGGTGTAAGTCCTGGACCAA ctgcacagctctgggctTTGAAGTCCGAGTTCCAGGGACCACACGTTCAGATGCAGTGTGTGAGGAGCTTAAGAGGCCCAACCAGCCAGAAG ACACAAACAAGATCTTTTATGTATTGATTGTTGTACCAGTTCTTGTGGCATTAATTGGCATCATTATCCTTATTGTCTACTACAAAAATAAAGGGAAGGCACTGACAG ATCTACAGCACTGGGCGAATCAACTATGCAgacaaataaaagggaaaaag gaATCCCCCAAAGATCCTTGCCTGAACCCAAACATGGCAAATACTACTAGGCCTCAGCGTTTGGAAGGAATGTATTTGCTAGCCCACGCTGACAGTTCTTGTTCTGAAGATGCATGTTGCCCAAATGGGCATGCTCTATGTAGAAACAGTAGCCCAGATGCAATCCACTATGAATCTGGAGAGAATACAACCTTGTCTTTAGTAACCGAGTTGGAAGATGACCGTTTCAGGCAGGGTCCCATGGAGGATGAATACGTAGATAGAGCTCCCCATGCCACTGGTTATTTCCCTTTATTGAGCCAGTCTGACAGCAAATCACTATCACCATTTTCAGGGCCACTGGAGGTTGGGGAGAATGATAGCTTGAGTCAGTGCTTCACAGGAACTGAGAGCATGGTGGACTTGGCAGGTTGTTACAGCTCTGATGCTCCATATGGAGCAGACTGCATCCATGCATCCTCAGACAAAAGTCTGCAGCAGTCTTGCAACTGTACATACACTCATGTGAAGGAAACGGAGAACAAGGATACAGATCACTTCTGGATGTACCCTGACTCTGGGTACAGCTGCAAAAGGTGTGGTGTTTCATGTAGAGAATCTCCCAGAAAGGGGAGGCAACCCCATTGTTCAGCAGTAGGCAGCACCACGGCCTCTCCAGAAAATGGACCTTATCCATGTGCCTGTGGCCTGGACTTTCTCTCTGCTGGTCAGAGTACTTTAGCAAGTGATCAAGGCATTGAAGATGATTCCTCTGACAGTCCTGACACAAAGCACCAGAAGACAAACAGAAGTACTTCAGGAGCTAATTGTAACACCTCAGACCTCCCTCTTGCATCAG gaAATGTGACTGGAAACAGTAACTCTACATTTATCTCAAGTGGACAAGTAATGAATTTTAAAGGTGATATAATTGTTGTCTATCTTAGTCAAAACTCCCAGGAGGGACCAACCACCACTGGAGCAGCTAATGAGAATGTGGGGAGCCCAGTTCAAGAGGAAAACCTGAACCGTTGCGAGACTTTTGCTGGCAACACTCAGCATTACAAAGAAAAGTATGCTGAAATCAATCCAACTTGCCCTGTGGAAAGCGGAGGACTAAATAGCACTGGGGAATATCATAGGTGTCCAGGGCCTGTGGCTCAAGAGGAGAACCAAGACTGCCAAGGCAGGAACTGCTGCCACAAGGGAGCCTCTCAGCCAGTGCAAGAGGAGGGACGACCAGGGCAGTGCTCAGAGAAAGCGCTACTCTGA